A single region of the Liolophura sinensis isolate JHLJ2023 chromosome 9, CUHK_Ljap_v2, whole genome shotgun sequence genome encodes:
- the LOC135475777 gene encoding galactoside alpha-(1,2)-fucosyltransferase 1-like, with the protein WGRLGNRIFQVAGLLGIARDKEMRPFLETDNELLTLFQLPDVELQAPGECDQYRFHRERRVRACDPETYNFSNKRNMRIGEYFQSWKYFRNITSFIRRQYQLRPTIKHEASIVLMRTFLLQKFSLERLWASTLVAVHVRRTDMVGSDANTAPPSYLENATKYFRGQFKNVLFVAASDDITWTMKYLPHNDTVFLQGNRAELDFAILSMCDHTIMTIGTYGWWIAWLVGGNTTYYGNPHVIGSALDFHTVLDDYIPPGWIGLA; encoded by the coding sequence TGGGGACGCTTGGGCAATCGGATATTTCAAGTGGCGGGTCTGCTCGGTATAGCTCGAGATAAAGAAATGAGACCTTTCTTGGAAACAGACAATGAACTGTTGACACTATTCCAACTTCCGGATGTTGAACTGCAGGCCCCTGGAGAGTGTGATCAGTATCGCTTCCATCGCGAACGCAGGGTCAGAGCGTGCGATCCTGAAACATACAACTTCAGTAACAAAAGAAACATGCGCATTGGAGAATATTTCCAATCCTGGAAATACTTTCGTAACATCACGTCGTTTATCCGACGCCAATATCAACTAAGGCCAACAATTAAGCATGAAGCCAGCATTGTATTAATGCgaacatttttgttacaaaagttTTCACTAGAGAGACTTTGGGCGAGTACTCTGGTAGCTGTCCATGTCCGACGAACAGATATGGTGGGCTCAGATGCCAACACAGCTCCCCCATCTTATCTGGAGAATGCCACTAAGTATTTCCGTGGACAGTTcaaaaatgtgttgtttgtaGCGGCATCTGATGACATAACGTGGACAATGAAGTACCTGCCGCACAACGACACAGTGTTTCTACAGGGTAACCGAGCAGAGCTAGACTTTGCCATCTTGTCAATGTGTGATCATACCATTATGACCATTGGTACTTACGGTTGGTGGATCGCCTGGCTTGTTGGTGGCAACACAACCTACTATGGGAATCCACATGTTATAGGCTCTGCCCTAGATTTCCATACGGTGCTAGACGACTATATTCCGCCAGGCTGGATTGGTTTGGCGTAA